GCAGCACAAGATGCTGGTGGACCTCCTGAACCAGCTGCACGAAGCCATCCACAAGCGTCACGGTTCGGAGGCCACGCGCAAGATCCTCGACGAGCTGGCGGACTACACCCGCATCCATTTCGCCGTGGAGGAGAGCCTCATGCGGGTGCTCGAGTACCCCGACTACGAGGCCCACAAGCGCGAGCACGAGGACCTCATCCAGCAGATGACGGACCTGAAGCAGAAGCTCGACACCGGGACCCACTCCATCAGCTTCGAGCTGCTGCATTTCCTCAAGGTCTGGCTCACCAAGCACATCCTCGAGTCCGACAAGGAGTACAGCCCCTACTTCCTCAGCAAGGGCGTCAAGGCCTCCTGGCAGAAGAAATCCTGGGTGGGCAAGCTCTGGGGTTCCCTCACCCACTGACCCCGGCCGCTGACTGCGGCACACGGCATCCCCGCCACGGTCCGCGCCCGGCCGTAGCGGGGATGCCCGCGCATCCGCCCCCCTTCCCTGCCCGCCCCCACCGCCGCCGCCGCGTTCAGCCGCCGTTCAGGACCCGCGCCCTATCCTGCTCGCAAGTCGGGGCGATTCCGCCCCGCGGCAACAGGAGAGCAGACAGCCATGCGAGTCAACGGAACCACTCTGATCGCGGGCGCGCTGGGCCTGGCCCTGGCCGGCTGCGCCAGCGCCGATGCCCGTTTCGATGCCCCCCGCTACGGCAGCTACAGCGAGGGCTCCTACGGCCTCGACAGCAGCTTCAGCGACACCGCCAAGGTCACCCGGGTCGAGCCGCTCTACCAGCGGGTGAGCGTCCCGGAACACCGGCGCCAGTGCTGGGAGGAGCCGGTCCGGAGCAGCAGCTACCTGGGGGGGGAGAACCTGGCCGGCACCCTCATCGGCGGCGTGGTGGGCGGCGTGGTCGGCAACCGCTTCGGTTCCGGCAGCGGCCGTGACGCCATGACCGTGGCCGGCACCATCGCCGGCGCCGTGGTCGGGGCCGAGCTCAGCCAGCGCCGGGACGCCGGTTACGCCTATCCCGCGGTGGAGGAGCGCTGCGAATGGGTCACCGACTACCGGGACGAGGAGCGCATCGACGGCTACCGGGTATACTACCGCTACGAGGGCCGGGAGTTCGTGACCACCCTGCCCTACGACCCGGGGCGCCAGCTGCGCGTGCGCGTGAACGTGGAGCCCGAGGGATAGACCGGAACCCCGCCGAACAGGAGACGGACATGCCGAGACGCCGCCCGGACATCCTCCTGCACCTGCTTCTGCTGGCCGTGCTGCTGGCGTCGCCGCTCGCCGCCCTGGCGCAGCCGGGACGCGGCGGGGACGGCCCGCAGAACAGCCGCGACCGGTTCGAACGCCAGGAGACGCGGCGCGGCGGCGTGTCCCTGGGCGAGGCGGTCGCGGCGGTCCAGCGCGCGACCGGCGGCCGCGTGCTGAGCGCCGATACCCGCAACGGCAGCCATCGCATCAAGGTGCTGCTCCCCGGCGGCCGGGTCCGGCTCTACCAGGTGGACCGGGACACCGGCGCGGGCATGCCCTGAACGGCGGCGCCCATGCTCCGGACCCCGCCCGGCGCCGCGAGCGCACCGCAACGATCCCGCCCCGAACCCTGACCCGCGGAGTACATCCATGCGCATCCTCGTGGTGGAAGACGAAGCGCAGCTGCGCGAACAGCTCGCCGCCCGGCTGCGGGCCGAGGGCTACGCGGTGGAGACCGCCGCCGACGGCGACGAGGGGCTGTGGCAGGCCACCGAATTCCCCATCGACCTGGCGGTCATCGATCTCGGCCTGCCGGGGCTTCCCGGCGACGAGATCATCCGTCGCGCCCGGGCGGCCGGGCGAACCTTCCCCGTCCTCATCCTCACCGCCCGCGGCCGCTGGGAGGACAAGGTGGAGGGGCTCGAGGCGGGCGCCGACGACTACCTGGTCAAACCCTTCCACGTGGAGGAGCTGCTGGCCCGCATCCGGGCGCTGCTGCGCCGCGCCGCCGGCGTGGCCTCGCCGCGCCTGGAATGGGGCCCCCTCGCCATCGACACCCGCACCCACAGCGTCACCCTGGGCGAGACGCCGGTGGAGCTGACCGCCTACGAGTACCGGGTGCTGGAGTACCTGGCCCTCAACAGCGGCCGGGTAATCTCCAAGACCGAGCTGACCGAGCACCTCTACGAGGAGGAGTCCGACCGCGACAGCAACGTCATCGAGGTGTTCGTGCGCCGGCTGCGGCGCAAGCTCGACCCGGACGGCCGGCTCCAGCCCATCGAGACCCGCCGCGGCGAGGGCTACCGCTTCAACCTGGCCGGCGACGGTTCATGCGGCTGAGCCTGCACGCCCGCCTGCTGCTCACAGCGACCCTGGTCCTGGCCGCCTTCCTGGGCCTGACCGGCGCCGCGCTGGACCGGGCCTTCCGGGCCAGCACCGAGGAGGCGCTGGTGGAGCGGCTCCGCGCCCAGGTGTTCGGCCTGCTCGCCGCCACCGAGTTCGGCGCCGACGGCCTGGAATTGCCGGCGGAGCTGCCGGAGCCGCGCTTCTCCCAGCCCGGCTCCGGGCTCTACGGCGCCATCCGCGGCGCCAACGGCGCGATTGCCTGGCGTTCCCGCTCACTGCTCGGCCTGCCGGCCGTGTTCCCCGCCGACCTGGAGCCCGGGGAGTGGCGCCGCACCGCCCTGGACCTGGCTCAGGGCCGCACCTTCAACACCCTGAGCTTCGGGGTCAGCTGGGAGGTGGGCGCCACGCCCCACCGCTTCACCGTCAGCGTGGCCGAGGGCAGCGAGGTGGTGGAGCAGCAGCTGCGCGGATTCCGCCGCAGCCTGTGGGGCTGGCTGGGTGCCTCGGCGCTGGTGCTGCTCGCCGTGCAGGGCACCATCCTGCGCTGGGGCCTGGCGCCGCTGCGCCGCGCCGTGCGCGAGCTGGAGGAGATGGAGGCGGGCGAGCGCCCGGCGCTCGGCAGCGACTATCCCCGCGAGCTGCGGGGACTCACCCGCAGCATCAACACCCTGCTCAACAGCGAGCGCCGGCGCCTGGAGCGCCACCGCAAGGCCCTGGCGGACCTGGCCCACAGCCTGAAGACGCCCCTGGCCGTCCTGCGCGGCCTCGCCTCCGGCGGGGTCGACGCGGCGGCGAAGGCCACGCTGGAGGAGCAGGTGCAGCGCATGGACGCCACCGTGCAGCACCAGCTGCAGCGCGCCACCCTGCCCGCCGTCCCCGTGTTCGCGCGTCCGGTCGCGGTCGCCGCCGTCGCCCGCCGGCTGGTGGCGACACTGGAGAAGGTCCACGCCGACAAGGCGCTCCGCTTCGAGCTCGAACTCTCACCCGGGGCGGAGTTCCGCGGCGCCGAGGGCGACCTGATGGAGCTGCTCGGCAACCTGCTCGACAACGCCTGCAAGTGGGGGCGGGAACAGGTCCGGCTCAGCGCGGTCGCGCAGCCCGCGGGCGGCCCGGACACAACGGCCGGGCTGGAGCTGACGGTGGAGGACGACGGCCCGGGTATCGCCGCGGAGGATCATCAGCGGGTGCTCGCCCGGGGCGGCCGCGCCGACACCCGCATCCCCGGCCACGGCATCGGCCTGGCGGTGGTGGCGGACCTGGCCGAGGCCTACGGCGCCACGCTCGCCATCGACCGCAGCCCCCTCGGCGGGGCCCGGGTCAGACTGCGTTTTCCCGCTCCACGCCCGCAACCGGAGTGAGATCGAGGGCTTCCGACGACTCCCGCTGACCGTCGCGAACGAACTCGACGTCCGCCGGGATCCCGTCCATCCGCCCCATCCGCCAGCGATCGAGTTGGTGGCTGACGTGGGTAATCAGCGTCCGGCGGGCGCCCAGCGCAACCCGCAGTGCCGACAGCCGGGACCAGGGCCCGCCGTCCGCCGCGGCCGGGACACCCTCCTCCCAGTCGGCGCCGGTGATGAGCAGATCCGGGACCCAGCGTGACAGCGCCTGCAGGGCCGGGCCGGCCAGGCGCGGCGCCCCGGGAAGCCAGACGATCCGGGACTCCCCGTGCTCCAGGGCGTAGCCGTACTCCGGGCTCCCCGTCAAAGGCAGCGCAAGGATGCCGATCGGGCCCAGGCGCAGGGGCTGGAGGGGTTCGAGGGTCAGGGGCCGCAACAGGCCCGGTTCGCGGACCAGGTCCAGGTCCGCGGGCGGTGCCGGGCCGAACAGGGGTATCGGCGCACCCACGCCCCAGCGCAGGGCATGGAGGCCGGAGAGGCGCCCGGGCCGCCAGTCCGGAAGCAGGATGGCGTCCAGCCGCCCGTCCGGCACCCGGCGCTCGCCCGGCAATCCCGGACAGCCGCCGACAAGCAGGCGGGCCGGCCCCGCCTCCACCTGCAGGCAGCCGCCCGGCCGGCGCCGGGCCGAACGGTCGAAACGGGCGCGGCTACAGGCCGGGCAGTCACAACCGTAGACCGGGACGCCGGCCTCCGTGCCGGTGGACAGGAAACTCAGTCGCACGCGCCTTCCTCCCCGAGCAGCAGGGCCACCAGCCGCTCGCCGGCCTCCTCCAGAGGCCCCTCGTTGGCAATCACCAGCACCCGGTCGAGCTGCTGTCCCTGCAGTTCGGCCCCGCGGGCGATGCGGCGGTCCACCGCGGCGGCATCCTCCCGCCCCCGGGACCGGAGGCGCTCCCGGCGCACCGCCTCGGTGGCCGTGACCAGGACACCCACCAATTCCGGAAACAGGCGCCGGGCTTCGGGGAGGTAGGCGCGGGAACCGTTCACCACCACGTCGTGACCGGCCGCCAGCCAGGTCGCTATCTCCCGTCCCACGCCATAGCGCAGGCCATGGCTGTCCCAGTGCATGGCGAACAGGCCCTCCTGCAGGCAGCGTTCGAATTCCGCGGCGCTGACCGCCACGTGGTCCTCCCCCCCGGAACCGGCGGGCCGGGTGATATGGCGCCGGGCGAAGTGAATCCGGTCCCGCCCCTCGAGCCGCTGCCGGGCATAGGCCATGAGGCTGTCCTTGCCGGCGCCGGAGGCGCCCATCAGGTAGAAGAGGCGTCCGCCTTGCCTGACCCTGCGTGCGTTGGACATGTCCATGCTCAGTCGAAATACCAGACCCGGGGTTCATTTCGCAGCGAGTGTGCCGGGGCAAGGTGACAGTGGAATGACCGGCGGGTTACTTGACCCGGGCCGCCGCGGCTGGCTCCGGGGCCAGCGGGAATCTCTCCAGCAGTTGGAAGGGTGAGCCGCGATCCGGCTGCCGGTAGAGCGCCAGGCCGGTGACGGCCAGCGGCGCCCGGCACAGGGGTGTCACCACCGGCGCCAGGGCGAGCCGCAACTGTTCCCGCGAGGCTTCGTCGAGGCGGCCGGTCAGGGTCAGGTGGAAGCGGAACTCCTCCATCACGTAAGGATAGCCCCAGCTCCCCAGCAGCCGCTCCTGGCACGGGGTGAGGCCGGCCCGGCGGCGCCGGGCGAGCTCCGCCTCCGGTGCCGGGGCCCGGAAGGCATCCAGCTCCCGTACGCAGGCGGCGGCGAGCGCATCGAGCGCCGGGCAGGCCGCGGCAGGACGCAGGGCCAGGAACCCGTCCAGCGCCTCGAGGCCGAGGGGGGGCGCGACGACCGCCGGCTTCGCGGCGCAGAAGCGTGCCACGGCGGCAGTGAGTTGCCCTGGGGTCACCCCCTGCCGCAAGGCGAAGGGTGGTTTGAGCGTGGCGTGGAATCCGTACCGGCGCGGGCTGGCGGTGATGGCGGCCAGCCAGGCCGCGTCGAATCCCGGCAGCGGTTCGGGTGGGTAGTCGGCACCGTGCTCCGGGTCGCGGCCGAGCCATCGGCAGCCGAAGCGCCACAGGGGCGAATCCGGCTCCGGGGCATAGTAGATCGCGTAGCGCGCCTGGGCGCCGTCCATCAGTAGACGCGCATTCCGGCGCGCCAGACATCGCGCACCAGGGGAAACCGATGGTACTCGTGCACCCGCACCAGGTCTCCGCGCAGGCCCGGCTCGATGCTGCCGCGGTCCTCGAGACGGGCCGCGCGGGCCGGATTCCGGCTCACCCGGGCCACCGCCCCCGGCAGGGTGATGGACGCCACGCTCTCCTCCAGGGTGAAGGCCGCCTGGAGCAGGCTGCTCGGGAAGTAGTCCGAGGAGACGATGTCCAGCAGGTCCGCCTCGGCCAGGGCCCGGGCCGAGACGTTGCCCGAGTGGGAGCCGCCGCGAACCAGGTTCGGCGCGCCCATGAGCACCTGCAGGCCGTGGCCGCGGGCGGCGCGGGCCGCCTCCAGGGTGGTGGGAAACTCGGCGATGGTCATGCCCAGCGCCCGGGCCTCCTCCACGTGGGCCGGCTCGGCGTCGTCGTGGCTGGCGAGCGGCAGTCCGCGCTCGTGGCAGCGGGCCACGATATGCGCGCGGTTGCTGTCGCTGTGTTCATGGCTGGAGCGGATCTGGCGCTCCATGAAGGCCTCCATCTCGGCATCGCTGAGGCGGTACTTGCCCTGATAGTACTCCCGGTACTTGTCCAGGTTCACGAACTGGCGCTGCCCCGGCGCATGGTCCATCACCGAGACCAGGCGCACCAGCCCGTTGCCGTCGAAATTGTGGAACAGCCGGGTCAGGTCCGGGTGGCCCAGCTCGCAACGCAGGTGCAGGAAGTGCTCGGCGCGGGTGGCGTGTTCCGCCTGGGCGAGGGTGACGGCGGTGGCCATGTCGTCCAGGTTCTCCATGCGGGCGCTGCCGTCCTTCACGTCACCGAGCGCCAGGGCATCGAACACGGTGGTGATACCCGCCGCCACCACCTGGGCGTCGTGGGCCACCACCGCCGGCAGCGAGGGCCAGCGCACGCCCGGACGGGGGGTGAAGTGCTTCTCCAGGTTGTCGGTGTGCAGTTCCACCAGCCCAGGCAGCAGGTAGTCACCCTCCAGGTCGGTGGCCCCGGCGGCGCTGGTGACACCGGTATCCACGGCGCGGATAACGCCGCCGGTCACCTGGACGGTGCCGAGAAAGACCTCCGTGGCGGTCACCACCCGGGCATTGGTCAGCAACAGGTTCTGGCTCATCTGACAGGCTCCATTCCTTCGAATTCCCGGCCGGGCCGTTCGGGGCGGGGATTGCCGTGGGCACCCCGGTCAGGCGGCCGATTCAGTCGCCGCCCCCACCATGTCGAGCACGGTGCCGGCAACGGCGTCGCGGACCTCGGCATCGTGGAAGATGCCCACCACCGCCGCGCCGTTCGCCCTGGCCTCCTCGATGAGCCCGATCACCACGGCGCGGTTGGCCGCGTCGAGAGAGGCGGTGGGCTCGTCGAGCAGCAGCACCGGGTAGCCGGGCAGGAAACCGCGGGCGATGTTCACCCGCTGCTGCTCGCCGCCGGAGAAGGTGCTCGGCGCCAGCTCCATCAGCCGCGGGGAGATGTTCAGCCGCTCCAGCAGCGTCGCGGCCTTGCGCCGCGCGACGGCTGCCGTCTCCCCCTGCAGGCGCAGGGGCTCGGCGACCACGTCCAGGGCCGGCACCCGCGGTACCGCGCGCAGGAACTGGCTCACGTAGCCGATCGTCTCGCGACGCACCTCGATCACCTTGCGCGGCTCGGCGCCGGCCAGGTCGAGCAGCGCCCCGCGGTGCCGGATCCAGACCCGCCCCCGCTGCAGCCGGTAATTGGCGTAGAGGGAGCGCAGCAGGGTGCTCTTGCCGGCGCCGGAGGGACCGTTGAGCACCAGGCACTCCCCCGCGCGGACCTCGAATTCCACGCCGCGGAGCACCTCCATGGAGACCCCGCCCTGGTTGTGCAGCGTGAAGGTCTTGCCCAGGTTCTCCACGCGGATCATCACGTCGTTCATCGACAGGTCCTCAGGGCTGCAGTACGGAGGAGACCAGCAGCTGGGTGTAGGGATGCTGGGGATCGTCCAGCACCTGGTCGGTCAGCCCGCTCTCCACCACCTCGCCCCTGCGCATCACCATCAGCCGGTGGGCGAGCAGGCGCGTCACCGCCAGGTCGTGGGTCACCACCACCGCCGCCAGGCCCAGGTCGGCGACCAGGCCGCGCAGCAGGTCCAGCAGGCGCGCCTGCACCGAGACGTCCAGGCCGCCGGTGGGCTCGTCCATGAAGACCAGCCGCGGCTGGGTGACCAGGTTGCGGGCGATCTGCAGCCGCTGCTGCATGCCGCCGGAGAAGGTGTCGGGGCGATCGTCGATGCGCCCGGCATCGATCTCCACCCGCTCCAGCCAGGCGTGGGCGGTCTCGCGGATGCGTCCGTAGTGGCGGGCGCCGACCGCCATCAGCCGCTCGCCCACGTTGCCCCCGGCGCTCACCGCCAGGCGCAGGCCGTCGCGGGGGTTCTGGTGCACGATCCCCCAGTCGGTGCGCATCAGCAGCCGCCGCTCCGCCTCGGAGAGTCCATAGATGTCCACCATGCCCTGGTGGCGGGTGCGGTAGAGGACCTGCCCCGCCGTGGGTTGCAGTCGTGCCGAGAGGCAGGCGAGCAGGGTCGACTTGCCCGAGCCCGATTCCCCCACGATTCCCAGCACCTCGCCGGGATGGAGCTCGAAGTCCACGTCCCGGCAGCCGAGCGTGCCGCCGTACCAGTGGCTCACCCCCACCGCCCGCAGCAGCGGCTGTTCCGTCTCGTTCATCATCAGCGTTTCCGCCCTTTCCCTGAGACCCTGTCTATTGAATTTCCTACGCTTGACCCACCGCCTCGGGCTCCGGCCCCCTGTGGCCGGCATCGCGTCGCTCGCGGCAGTGGTCGCTGTCGGAGCAGACGAACAGCCGCCCGCCGCGATCGTCCACCACCACCTCGTCGAGGAAGCTGTCCCCGGCGCCGCACAGTGCGCAGCAGGCCTCCCAGCGCTGCACCTCGAAGGGGTGATCCTCGAAGTCCAGGCTCTTCACCCCGGTGTAGGGCGGCACCGCGTAGATGCGCTTCTCGCGCCCGGCGCCGAAGAGCTGCAGCGCCGGCATGCGATCCATTTTCGGATTGTCGAACTTCGGGATCGGCGAGGGGGCCATCACGTAGCGGCCATTCACCAGCACCGGGTAGTTGTAGGCGGTGCTGATGCGGCCGAAGCGGGCGATGTCCTCGTAGAGCTTCACGTGCATCACCCCGTAGTCGGCCAGGGCGTGCATGCGCCGCGTCTCCAGCTCCCGCGGCTCCATGAAGCGCAGAGGCTCGGGAATGGGCACCTGGTAGACGAGGATCTGGTCTTCCCGCAGCGGCCGCTCGGGAATGCGGTGCCGGGTCTGGATCAGCGTCGCCTCGGCCGTCCGCTCGGTGGTGTCCACCCCGGTGGTGCGGGCGAGGAAGCGGCGGATGTTCACCGCGTTGGTGGTGTCGTCGGACCCCTGGTCGATCACCTTCAGCACGTCATCGGGGCCGATGAGGCTGGCGGTCACCTGGATACCCCCGGTGCCCCAGCCGTAGGGCAGCGGCATCTCCCGCCCGCCGAAAGGCACCTGGTGCCCCGGGATGGCCACCGCCTTGAGGATGGCGCGGCGGATCATGCGCTTGGTCTGCTCGTCCAGGTAGGCGAAGTTGTAGCCTTCCAGCGGCGCTCCGGCGGTCATTCTCTCCACTCCCTCCATTTTCACTCCCCCGCTTCCCGCCGTGTATCCCAGTCCGTCCGCAGGCGACGGATCAGCTCCAGCTCCGATTGGAAGTCCACGTAGTGGGGCAGCTTGAGGTGCTGCACGAAGCCCGATGCCTCCACGTTGTCGCTGTGCATGAGCACGAACTCCTCGTCCTGCGCCGGCGAACTCACCGCCTCGTCCAGCTCGCCGGCGCGCAGGGCCCGGTCCACCAGCGCCATGGACATGGCCTTGCGCTCGCTGTGACCGAAGGCGAGGCCGTAGCCGCGGGTGAACCGGGGCGGTTCGGTGGCGCTGCCCCTGAACTGGTTGATCATCTCGCACTCGGTCACGGTGAGGGTGCCGACGACGACGGGGAAGCCCAGATCCTCTGGCACCAGCTCCAGCTCCAGCTCGCCGACCCGGATCTCCCCGGCGAAGGGGTGGTTGTTGCCGTAACCGCGCTGGGTGGAATAGCCCAGCGCCAGCAGGAAACCTTCGTCGGCACGGGCCAGGTTCTGCAGCCGCGCCGCCCGGGAGGCCGGCAGATCGAGAGGCTCGCGGGTGAGGTCGGGTATCGATTCCTCCCCTGCCGGAGCGTCACCGCGCTCCACGAGGCCCTCCCGGTCGAGCAGGTCGAGCACCCTCGGCATGGGCCCCTGCGGCGGTTCGGCCTCGGGAGCCGCGACCGGCTCGCCCCACTCGGTGGCGGCGAGGGAGAAGTCGAGCAGGCGGTGGGTGTAGTCATAGGTCGGCCCGAGCACCTGCCCGCCCGGCAGGTCCTTGTAGGCGGCGGAGATGCGCCGATCGATGTGCATGGCGGCCGTGTC
The nucleotide sequence above comes from Thioalbus denitrificans. Encoded proteins:
- a CDS encoding bacteriohemerythrin, giving the protein MSKLVEWSEELSVGIQEIDEQHKMLVDLLNQLHEAIHKRHGSEATRKILDELADYTRIHFAVEESLMRVLEYPDYEAHKREHEDLIQQMTDLKQKLDTGTHSISFELLHFLKVWLTKHILESDKEYSPYFLSKGVKASWQKKSWVGKLWGSLTH
- a CDS encoding glycine zipper 2TM domain-containing protein translates to MRVNGTTLIAGALGLALAGCASADARFDAPRYGSYSEGSYGLDSSFSDTAKVTRVEPLYQRVSVPEHRRQCWEEPVRSSSYLGGENLAGTLIGGVVGGVVGNRFGSGSGRDAMTVAGTIAGAVVGAELSQRRDAGYAYPAVEERCEWVTDYRDEERIDGYRVYYRYEGREFVTTLPYDPGRQLRVRVNVEPEG
- the phnN gene encoding phosphonate metabolism protein/1,5-bisphosphokinase (PRPP-forming) PhnN, giving the protein MSNARRVRQGGRLFYLMGASGAGKDSLMAYARQRLEGRDRIHFARRHITRPAGSGGEDHVAVSAAEFERCLQEGLFAMHWDSHGLRYGVGREIATWLAAGHDVVVNGSRAYLPEARRLFPELVGVLVTATEAVRRERLRSRGREDAAAVDRRIARGAELQGQQLDRVLVIANEGPLEEAGERLVALLLGEEGACD
- the phnL gene encoding phosphonate C-P lyase system protein PhnL, with translation MNDVMIRVENLGKTFTLHNQGGVSMEVLRGVEFEVRAGECLVLNGPSGAGKSTLLRSLYANYRLQRGRVWIRHRGALLDLAGAEPRKVIEVRRETIGYVSQFLRAVPRVPALDVVAEPLRLQGETAAVARRKAATLLERLNISPRLMELAPSTFSGGEQQRVNIARGFLPGYPVLLLDEPTASLDAANRAVVIGLIEEARANGAAVVGIFHDAEVRDAVAGTVLDMVGAATESAA
- a CDS encoding DUF1045 domain-containing protein, whose protein sequence is MDGAQARYAIYYAPEPDSPLWRFGCRWLGRDPEHGADYPPEPLPGFDAAWLAAITASPRRYGFHATLKPPFALRQGVTPGQLTAAVARFCAAKPAVVAPPLGLEALDGFLALRPAAACPALDALAAACVRELDAFRAPAPEAELARRRRAGLTPCQERLLGSWGYPYVMEEFRFHLTLTGRLDEASREQLRLALAPVVTPLCRAPLAVTGLALYRQPDRGSPFQLLERFPLAPEPAAAARVK
- a CDS encoding response regulator transcription factor, encoding MRILVVEDEAQLREQLAARLRAEGYAVETAADGDEGLWQATEFPIDLAVIDLGLPGLPGDEIIRRARAAGRTFPVLILTARGRWEDKVEGLEAGADDYLVKPFHVEELLARIRALLRRAAGVASPRLEWGPLAIDTRTHSVTLGETPVELTAYEYRVLEYLALNSGRVISKTELTEHLYEEESDRDSNVIEVFVRRLRRKLDPDGRLQPIETRRGEGYRFNLAGDGSCG
- a CDS encoding ATP-binding protein, with amino-acid sequence MRLSLHARLLLTATLVLAAFLGLTGAALDRAFRASTEEALVERLRAQVFGLLAATEFGADGLELPAELPEPRFSQPGSGLYGAIRGANGAIAWRSRSLLGLPAVFPADLEPGEWRRTALDLAQGRTFNTLSFGVSWEVGATPHRFTVSVAEGSEVVEQQLRGFRRSLWGWLGASALVLLAVQGTILRWGLAPLRRAVRELEEMEAGERPALGSDYPRELRGLTRSINTLLNSERRRLERHRKALADLAHSLKTPLAVLRGLASGGVDAAAKATLEEQVQRMDATVQHQLQRATLPAVPVFARPVAVAAVARRLVATLEKVHADKALRFELELSPGAEFRGAEGDLMELLGNLLDNACKWGREQVRLSAVAQPAGGPDTTAGLELTVEDDGPGIAAEDHQRVLARGGRADTRIPGHGIGLAVVADLAEAYGATLAIDRSPLGGARVRLRFPAPRPQPE
- the phnK gene encoding phosphonate C-P lyase system protein PhnK encodes the protein MNETEQPLLRAVGVSHWYGGTLGCRDVDFELHPGEVLGIVGESGSGKSTLLACLSARLQPTAGQVLYRTRHQGMVDIYGLSEAERRLLMRTDWGIVHQNPRDGLRLAVSAGGNVGERLMAVGARHYGRIRETAHAWLERVEIDAGRIDDRPDTFSGGMQQRLQIARNLVTQPRLVFMDEPTGGLDVSVQARLLDLLRGLVADLGLAAVVVTHDLAVTRLLAHRLMVMRRGEVVESGLTDQVLDDPQHPYTQLLVSSVLQP
- a CDS encoding alpha-D-ribose 1-methylphosphonate 5-phosphate C-P-lyase PhnJ; the encoded protein is MTAGAPLEGYNFAYLDEQTKRMIRRAILKAVAIPGHQVPFGGREMPLPYGWGTGGIQVTASLIGPDDVLKVIDQGSDDTTNAVNIRRFLARTTGVDTTERTAEATLIQTRHRIPERPLREDQILVYQVPIPEPLRFMEPRELETRRMHALADYGVMHVKLYEDIARFGRISTAYNYPVLVNGRYVMAPSPIPKFDNPKMDRMPALQLFGAGREKRIYAVPPYTGVKSLDFEDHPFEVQRWEACCALCGAGDSFLDEVVVDDRGGRLFVCSDSDHCRERRDAGHRGPEPEAVGQA
- a CDS encoding PepSY domain-containing protein → MPRRRPDILLHLLLLAVLLASPLAALAQPGRGGDGPQNSRDRFERQETRRGGVSLGEAVAAVQRATGGRVLSADTRNGSHRIKVLLPGGRVRLYQVDRDTGAGMP
- a CDS encoding carbon-phosphorus lyase complex subunit PhnI codes for the protein MYVAVKGGEQAIENSQRWLAEERRGNSCEAELSLAQIADQLGLAVDRVMAEGSLYNRELAALAIKQARGDLVEAAFLLRAYRTTLPRLGTCEPLDTAAMHIDRRISAAYKDLPGGQVLGPTYDYTHRLLDFSLAATEWGEPVAAPEAEPPQGPMPRVLDLLDREGLVERGDAPAGEESIPDLTREPLDLPASRAARLQNLARADEGFLLALGYSTQRGYGNNHPFAGEIRVGELELELVPEDLGFPVVVGTLTVTECEMINQFRGSATEPPRFTRGYGLAFGHSERKAMSMALVDRALRAGELDEAVSSPAQDEEFVLMHSDNVEASGFVQHLKLPHYVDFQSELELIRRLRTDWDTRREAGE
- a CDS encoding alpha-D-ribose 1-methylphosphonate 5-triphosphate diphosphatase; the encoded protein is MSQNLLLTNARVVTATEVFLGTVQVTGGVIRAVDTGVTSAAGATDLEGDYLLPGLVELHTDNLEKHFTPRPGVRWPSLPAVVAHDAQVVAAGITTVFDALALGDVKDGSARMENLDDMATAVTLAQAEHATRAEHFLHLRCELGHPDLTRLFHNFDGNGLVRLVSVMDHAPGQRQFVNLDKYREYYQGKYRLSDAEMEAFMERQIRSSHEHSDSNRAHIVARCHERGLPLASHDDAEPAHVEEARALGMTIAEFPTTLEAARAARGHGLQVLMGAPNLVRGGSHSGNVSARALAEADLLDIVSSDYFPSSLLQAAFTLEESVASITLPGAVARVSRNPARAARLEDRGSIEPGLRGDLVRVHEYHRFPLVRDVWRAGMRVY